Genomic segment of Paenalkalicoccus suaedae:
TGTAAACACGTAGAGCCCAGCTTGCTTTGCAAGTTGTATGGCAAAGCCGCCAACTCCTCCTGCACCAGCGTGAATTAAAATAGATTCACCCGCACGAACTCGAATCTTATCAAACAGCGCTTGATACGCCGTGTACGCAGCTACCGGAAGTGCCGCTGCATCCGTAAATAAGACGTTGTATGGTAGCTTTGTCGCCGTATGTGCTTCAGCAATCGCGTATTCCGCAAAACCGCCTTTTTTAGACATATCATTCAAGAAAACAACATGATCTTGCTCTTTAAATTCGGTCACGCCTTCTCCGATTTCCTCAACAACACCAGCTACATCTAGGCCTAACACATGAGGGTACTCCCAACCAGGATAACCATTTGTACCTGTTTTATAATCAACCGGATTTAATCCAGCGGCTTTTACTCGCACTAATAGCTGCCCAGCCTGTGGCTTTGGCTTTTCAATTTCTTGCACAGTCATGTCGGTCCACTTACCTTTTTCCTCTAATAATAACGCTCTCACGTGTATTGCCTCCTTTCGTTCTATGTAAAAAGTATACGTATTCTCTCATCCTTCAGGCAACTTATACGGCTTATGAAAAATGCAAAACAGGGAAAGTACTATATTTTCTTTCCCAAGCGAAGACATTTTTTATCTCATTAGAGAGTCAGAAAGTCTGACAGAAATACATTTTTTGAGGTAAACTGTAAAAGAAATGAGGGATAAACATGTCTGATTATAAACAAGGATTA
This window contains:
- a CDS encoding zinc-binding dehydrogenase gives rise to the protein MRALLLEEKGKWTDMTVQEIEKPKPQAGQLLVRVKAAGLNPVDYKTGTNGYPGWEYPHVLGLDVAGVVEEIGEGVTEFKEQDHVVFLNDMSKKGGFAEYAIAEAHTATKLPYNVLFTDAAALPVAAYTAYQALFDKIRVRAGESILIHAGAGGVGGFAIQLAKQAGLYVFTTAQEHNHEHVLELGADVAIDYKKESFVDRIMEETNGVGVDAILDTVSRDNANESVKALAFNGHLAFIAGQPKMDDSIEFGHPKSFHHVALGSVYQSTNLREQKRLQEIGNDLVKRISNGMLNTIVTEKIVLSDVPRALEKLQSRSVRGKIVVEL